Proteins encoded by one window of Deinococcus sedimenti:
- a CDS encoding type IV pilus modification PilV family protein: MNHQQGFTLIEVLVTISVIAIGVMALIALMLSIFRVNQQADTKTQAIQLAQREFDDLKREALTTIPVTGKTEENVTYNNRAFTIRQEYCVTTSFCASNQKSVRLSILSGTTVLFMGETVLTDLRAK, translated from the coding sequence ATGAACCATCAGCAGGGCTTCACTCTCATCGAAGTGCTGGTCACGATCAGCGTCATCGCCATCGGAGTCATGGCCCTGATCGCGCTGATGCTGAGTATCTTTCGGGTCAACCAGCAGGCCGATACCAAAACTCAGGCCATTCAACTAGCTCAACGTGAGTTCGACGATCTGAAAAGGGAAGCGTTGACCACGATCCCTGTCACCGGCAAAACGGAGGAGAACGTGACCTACAACAACAGGGCGTTCACCATACGCCAGGAATACTGCGTGACGACGTCATTCTGCGCCAGCAATCAGAAAAGCGTGCGGCTGTCTATCCTCTCGGGAACCACAGTGCTGTTCATGGGTGAAACGGTCCTGACCGACCTGAGGGCCAAGTGA
- a CDS encoding pilus assembly FimT family protein has translation MISPAIRNARPTVRRFARRSEDAFTLIEILVVIAILGILGTIAAFNVGRLRQPADEAARALNSVLTASRARAIASTSAVRIQRPASSRVYTTSVATSCAAPASGWTTLPALTYTAPNDLTISTFATEWTSCFTSRGILTGSSTLPTVTFTDKNARSRTVTVYAGGATEVK, from the coding sequence ATGATATCCCCGGCGATACGGAACGCACGCCCAACGGTACGACGCTTCGCTCGCCGCAGCGAAGATGCCTTCACGCTGATTGAGATCCTCGTCGTGATCGCCATTCTCGGCATCCTCGGAACCATCGCCGCCTTCAACGTCGGGCGACTCCGACAACCCGCCGATGAGGCCGCCCGCGCACTGAACAGCGTCCTGACCGCCAGTCGCGCCCGCGCCATCGCATCGACGAGCGCGGTCCGCATTCAACGCCCAGCCTCCAGCCGGGTGTACACGACCAGCGTGGCCACCTCCTGCGCAGCACCAGCTTCTGGTTGGACCACGTTACCCGCCCTCACCTACACGGCGCCGAATGACCTCACCATCAGCACCTTCGCAACAGAATGGACCTCCTGCTTTACCAGTCGGGGAATTTTAACCGGCAGTTCGACACTGCCGACGGTCACCTTCACCGACAAGAATGCCCGGTCCAGAACGGTCACGGTCTATGCTGGCGGCGCAACGGAGGTCAAATGA